A stretch of DNA from Xiphophorus maculatus strain JP 163 A chromosome 8, X_maculatus-5.0-male, whole genome shotgun sequence:
CTGTGGTTCAAACATCATCCAACATAGTGGATTATTAACCATTTCCacagttaagataaaaaaatatctcatgtGGATATCTTTCAGAACCAGATGGTCTCTAACTGACACCATAAATAAGCAACTGGGTCATTCTCTGAATTAGTTTCATTTTGTGTCTCACAGGTTtatctcaaatattttcatataattcaaccaacatttttaaagaaaaatcaagtaaTGGAAATATTCATGTGTCTTGGTAACATAATAtaacatgcaaatatattttaaaaatcatgttttgaaAGATTTAATGGGTTGTTGAAGCGTAGAGGTCAGCCAAATGAGCATGTCCCCACTGaccaatgttaatttttcactgaatataaaacaaatgaaactaaCCAGTAACTGCAACTTATTTGtaccattttaaacattttaggtATACTTTAATCTacataaaagaaatatgagaaaaatacatgaattatttataaaatatcactttttaatcatgtccctccagttttgtttaaccCTGTAACAGCAGACCAATCCctcctttttataaataatggttcagtccaatttCCTCAGCATcctggaagtgacatcacttAAGTTTTTTCCCGCTCACACTGTAGAGATTTAAGTGTTAATATAGTTTCTTACcgatattttattatttttttatccaaacattGTCATTGTCAAGCTCAACCTTTCAACACCTTTAGGCATGTAAAtgataattattgttgtttggggaaaaagtaaagaatggtCTTTGAAACATATTAATTCTTGTTTTCATCATATCATATGTTGCTCCATAACCCAGCTAATGTGGATTATGGCaacttttagtaaaaatctTCAACCCCGTTACAGTTTGGTCAACTGTTACAATGGGTTCAACCGTTACTTGATACATTGTTATGATTTTttataataacagcaaatattagACTAATATTTGTTGGACTGtatgcaaagtttaaagaattattcagaaacaataaaaaagcctgatttaatgtttattttaaagtatatttttatgatttatgaaaaGCACTTTTACATCAAGTTGCCATATTTTACTTATCAGTCTAATTATTATAATTCAGAATCAAATAAGATATACATTAATATCAAGGGACAGGTCATCTAAAAGGAACTGGAagaattagtttaattatgttagAGTTTTATTCATAGAGGAATGAAATTGTCCTGTTATGGGGTTGAATTTAAAGCAACctaagtaaaaaagaaattcttaaTACTGCTTGGGATTTCATGAATAAGGTGGGGAGACATATTTTCCTGGAGGTTTAAAGAGTCCTTCAATAGATGCaatgatcaaaaacataatttattgtgttatatttttaagtaatctGAGACGCCAAAATGTACCAAATTCAGAGAATCACCCAATTACTGCTGATGAATAACGGGGACAAAAATGACCCATAATGAACTCACTTTTCAATCAAGACACAGAAACTATCATGTtgacatgacctttgacccacaaacatttaaatgcattttcttctgtttagcGTCAGCttaatttttccaaatgaaacagactcacttatttaatcaaatattaatattaacacagaaacacaaatgcagAAGTAAATTtctgataggtattttctcGACCTACATAAAAGAGAACCACAAACAACGTTTATTAGTTTTCAACCAACCTTCTGCAAAAGGGGGAAGACACAGAAAACTGCTTCTTCAAGCCTCTCGTTTTGCATTCCTACACTCTGCTGCAGCGCTTGTCTTTTTATCAACACAGGGAAGGAGTGAATGGGATGTGGGAGAGTGATCTTAACAGAAAAGGGCTATTCTGATAAcaaggaaggaggaaaacagaaactacATTCTACACACAGGCAGTTTCACAAGTAAGGAGTATTTCAGTAGAAAGggaaacagctgcagaaaacatgttcaaggttaagggaaaaatcaagttttgtctttcacacagtttaacaaattcctcctctctggggtgagaacactaaacctttaaatgaaaaacaatttagtaaaactactaatgtaagagtgataacaaaacattattGTACCAATTTCATTTCTAGGTTTATATTTGGATTAGTCTCTAAGTCTGATTAAACACAGATTAATGCTGAAAGACAAAGAGGAACCCACAtggacacacacccacatatctCAAACCTCCTCCATGTCCACATCACCTCAGATCTAGTCATCAGAACCTGATGGATGTCCCACACTGTCCTGAAGAACCTGTGTGGACAGAGCCTTCACTTCCACTGTCCCCAAGCTCTGGGAAACTGTCTCCACCAGCATCAGATCTAATGACAGTGTGGACTGTTAGAAGTCCACAATCAGAACCAACTTTTTGAAATGTCTACTGGGTGTTTCTGGTGTTACTGGTCTCCATTGTTGTAGTTAATCTTCCTCCTAActtctttgtattatttttatgtgatgctctgtttttctgctttatggAATTTTAATGTCAAACTCTTGGTGTTTCCATCTGTGAATACAGCTGGATGAATATTTCCTGACTTCCTAATtgttcctggttcctccacagagtggaccagcagagctcagaggtCCCCAGTTGTCCATCTGCCCAGCAGCAacaaacacagctggactccatATTTATGGTCTGTACATGAACAACAACTTTTCCATGGGTTCTGTTCAAAGTCACCTTCACACTGCTCTTTGTACAGGACTGTCAGTCTGTCCAACATCCATCTGGTGTTTGGCTCCATGATGTTTCCTTCATCTATTTTTCTGTTCCAGCTGTTGGAGGACAATATTGTCacttttgtgaagaaagaactGAAAAAGATCCAGAAAGTTCTGAGTCCAAATGACCCAGAACATTCAGAGAGTcagagagatgatgatgatgtgttgGAAGGCGATGATGAAAAGCAGAGGAGGAGCAACAGAGAGGCAGTGATGAAGATcacactgaacttcctgaggaggatgaagcaggaggagctggctgACCGTCTGCAGAGCAGTAAGAGGATTTCTACAAAGGTTTAACCTGATggataaatcacacatttactgaaatttgaagagatggaatcacatttatgaaaaacatcttcagaaGTGATGCATTCAAATTCagcaatgatttttttcatatctgatttttgttattgtgttaaTTTAGGATATTTTGCTCCAGTTTGTCAACATCAACTTAAATCtggtctgaagaagaagttccagtctgtgtttgaggggattgctaaagcaggaagtccaacccttctgaaccagatctacacagagctctacatcacagagggagggactggagaggtcaatgatgaacatgaggtcagacagattgaaacagcatccaggaaaccacacagaccagaaacaacaatcagacaagaagacatctttaaagtcccacctggaagagatcaaccaatcagaacagtgatgacaaagggagtggctggtattgggaaaacagtcctaacacagaagttcactctggactgggctgaagacaaagcccaccagaacatccagtttatatttccattcactttcagagagctgaatgtgctgaaagagaaaaagttcagcttggtggaacttgttcatcacttctttagtgaaaccaaagaaatctgcagctttgaacacttccaggttctgttcatctttgatggactggatgagagtcgacttcctctggacttccacagcaaggagatcctgactgatgctacagagtccacctcagtggacgttctgctgacaaacctcatcagggggaaactgcttccctctgctctcctctggataaccacgcgacctgcagcagccagtcagatccctcctcagtgtgttggcatggtaacagaggtcagagggttcaatgacccacagaaggaggagtacttcaggaaaAGATTCAGAGATAAGCAgcaggccagcaggatcatctcccacatgaagacatcacgaagcctccacatcatgtgccacatcccagtcttctgctggatcactgctacagttctggaggatgtgttggagaccagagagggaggagagctgcccaGAACCCTCACTGAGATGTACATCCACTTCCTGGTGgttcagaccaaagtgaagaatctcaagtatgatggaggagctgaaacagatccacactggagtccagagagcaggaagatgattgagtctctgggaaaactggcttttgatcagctgcagaaaggaaacctgatcttctatgaatcagacctgacagagtgtggcatcgatatcagagcagcctcagtgtactcaggagtgttcacacagatctttaaagaggagagaggtctgtaccaggacaaggtgttctgcttcatccatctgagtgttcaggagtttctggctgctcttcatgttcatcGGACCTTCATCAACTCTGGTGTCaacctgatggaagaaacacaaagatcTAAGAAATcttcattatttaataaatctaaactaaaatcTCTCCATCAGAGAGCTGTTGACCAGGCCTTACAGAGTCCAAATGGACACCTGGACTTGTTCCTCCGCTTCCTCCTGggactttcactgcagaccAATCAGAGACTCCTACAAGGTCTGCTgacaaagacaggaagtagctcacaaaccaatcagaaaacagttcagtacatcaaggagaagatcaatgagaatgtgtctgcagagaaaagcatcaatctgttccactgtctgaatgaactgaatgatcgttctctagtggaggagatccaacagtctctgagttcaggaagtctctccacagatgaactgtctcctgctcagtggtcagctctgggtttcatcttagtgtcatcaggaaaagatctggatgtgtttgacctgaagaaatactctGCTTCAGAGGAGGCTCTTCTGAGGCTGCTGCCAGTGGTTAAAGCCTCCAACAAAGCTCTGTAAGGACACAGATtgttactgtatttattttgatagaAATCTGCTAATTATgagataaacataaaatcatgtttcagtttatatattagtgcattttcttttcacagtgtCCCAATGTGGGTGGACACGCAAAAGAGAAACAGACTTTCTTTAGCAGCTGGAAAGAATGTTGaaaattaaagcagcaaaattcatctttgttaaaattgaaattggattaaatttgttatttgtgtaattttataatTATCTTTCCAATCACCTTGTTTCCTGTAATTCTGTCCTTTAAGGTTGGATTCCCAACTATAAAATGAATCagttcacaccaaacacataAGCATGTGTAAAATAAGATAGTACCTTCCTTGTCTAAGAGAAACATTGTTGATtggaaaaaaattttattttgaagaattgtttaataacagatttttctctctgtctcctcagactgagtgactgtaacctctcagagagaagctgtgaagctctgtcctcagttctcagctcccagtcctccagtcttagagaactggacctgagtaacaacaacctgcaggattcaggagtgaagcttctctctgctggactgaagagtccaaactgcaacctggaaactctcaggtaactCTGGGCACTTGACAAATTGCTGCATCTTAGGTGCAAAAAGAAGCACAAGTACAGATCCCAGcagttgctttgttttcttatttattccacatgttacaaatccatccatccatccattcattcattcattcattcattcattgtgtctgcagcttaacaggctgtttggtctcagaggaaggctgtgcttctctggcctcagctctgacctccaacccctcccatctgaaagagttggacctgagctacaatcatccaggagactcaggagtgaagctgctgtcggctggactgaaggatccacactggagactggaagctctcaggtatggaggaacctgctgcaggagcagagaaggtctgatagaggaggaagagggagaaatgtctttagtcagtctgctgggaaacatttagtttgaaactattcatgaggcaaagaaagaaagtgagaattttaacagtttcatccatttagtagtttgatctccaccagggggcgacatctggaaaatgatccaaagaatGAAAGGAATCAGGAGAGAATGGAAATCCCTTGTTTTCCAGATGAAATGAAGAATTGCAGTGAATGATGGTGAAAAAGTAGAATTGTGCTCTGTTGACTgtggtagaaaataaaaacaataataagaccTTTTAGACAGATCCAAGAAAAGACTAATGTGTTTAGGTTCTCAGTAGTTGGGAAAGCTTTTGGGATTGTTCAATAAAGTTTGGGAAAAATTCCCAACGTCTTGGAAAAAGGCAGAGACCCTTCATGTTGGAAAACCAGGGAAATATCCATCCGACCAATCAGATTCCAGATCCACAGCTCTGACGTCACATTTAGGATAAATAATGGAATCgtaataagagaaagaaaaacattttattgataaagtaGAGGGATGATATCAGCCCATCAGATGGTTtagaagagggagaggaagcaTCATGGGACTGCAGAGGTCCTTCACCTGATCCTGGTTGTTGGGACAAGAACTTTGTTACTGAACTTaaggacatttttcatgtttctgtacgtaagtagatttaatgatgggaacttttactccactacattttacagtatctgtactttctacttcactacatttctataaagCGTTGCGTTACAAGTTACATCCAAGTTACATCCAAGTCGCTTTGCgctttttgatttgttggttagtttgaaagtaatcAATGATTCTGGTGCCGCCTTTGCCTCCCTGATATCATGAACTGCtagctttcaaaaattcaccatcaaatctgaaaaacatcGAGGAAAGTTAAGCTGCTAAACGCTGTCTGAGTTTTGGGTGTTAAACTGATTTAGGTTAgagaagttttatgtaatcttaccAAACTTCTAGTTTAAATcgactgcaataaataaaacaattaaatagttGTAAGCAGCTGAACTGGCAGTAACATTGATTACTGCGGTCGGGGCGCATGGAGCGCAGCGTCTCCTGCCATGAATGTCCCAGTAACGTTAAACTCCTCCACATCCTGGTTACTGAATTAATGTGAATAATCTCCatctcatatttacatttacagtcatattcaataaattagaatattggtTCCCATGAGGCTCGTTTGTcggattttaaaacaacttcagcagatattaaacatgttt
This window harbors:
- the LOC111609430 gene encoding NACHT, LRR and PYD domains-containing protein 3-like, whose protein sequence is MDRLIDFKSPGPPSSERVDQQSSEVPRGPSAQQHHTQLDSIFKTLEDNIVTFLKNELKKIHKILIPNDPECLESQTDDDEVLEGEDEEQRRSSREAVMKITLNFLRRMKQEELADRLESKRLAAVCQHQLKSGLKKKFQSVFEGIAKAGSPTLLNQIYTELYITEGGTGEVNDEHEVRQIETASRKPHRPETTIRQEDIFKVPPGRDQPIRTVMTKGVAGIGKTVLTQKFTLDWAEDKAHQNIQFIFPFTFRELNVLKEKKFSLVELVHHFFSETKEICSFEHFQVLFIFDGLDESRLPLDFHSKEILTDATESTSVDVLLTNLIRGKLLPSALLWITTRPAAASQIPPQCVGMVTEVRGFNDPQKEEYFRKRFRDKQQASRIISHMKTSRSLHIMCHIPVFCWITATVLEDVLETREGGELPRTLTEMYIHFLVVQTKVKNLKYDGGAETDPHWSPESRKMIESLGKLAFDQLQKGNLIFYESDLTECGIDIRAASVYSGVFTQIFKEERGLYQDKVFCFIHLSVQEFLAALHVHRTFINSGVNLMEETQRSKKSSLFNKSKLKSLHQRAVDQALQSPNGHLDLFLRFLLGLSLQTNQRLLQGLLTKTGSSSQTNQKTVQYIKEKINENVSAEKSINLFHCLNELNDRSLVEEIQQSLSSGSLSTDELSPAQWSALGFILVSSGKDLDVFDLKKYSASEEALLRLLPVVKASNKALLSDCNLSERSCEALSSVLSSQSSSLRELDLSNNNLQDSGVKLLSAGLKSPNCNLETLSLTGCLVSEEGCASLASALTSNPSHLKELDLSYNHPGDSGVKLLSAGLKDPHWRLEALRVEPAGVPFLTPGLRKYSCQLTIDTNTVSRNLKLSEDNRKVTFVEELQSYPDHPDRFDNWNQLLCRTGPTGHCYWEVEWRGGVDISVSYRRIRRKGNSRDCLFGYNDHSWSLSCSDVVGYSVWHNNIVTRPSSSSVSNRVAVYVDCPAGILSFYRVSSDSLILLHTFNTTFTEPLIPGFGFWPSYGSSVFLC